The Osmerus eperlanus chromosome 22, fOsmEpe2.1, whole genome shotgun sequence genome window below encodes:
- the snrpb2 gene encoding U2 small nuclear ribonucleoprotein B'', which yields MDIRPNHTIYINNVNDKIKKDELKRSLYALFSQFGQIVDIVAMKTIKMRGQAFVVFKELAASTNALRQLQGFPFYNKPMRIQYAKTDSEVISKMRGTYSDKEKKKEKKKKAQEQVANVTKKPALGSNTQPNTQVTTQVPDNPPNYILFLNNLPEETNEMMLSMLFNQFPGFKEVRLVPGKHDISFVEFESEAQAGVAKDALQGFRITATCAMKITYSKK from the exons ATGGATATTAGACCCAACCACACCATTTACATCAACAATGTAAATGATAAAATTAAGAAAGATG AACTGAAGCGCTCACTCTATGCCCTATTCTCCCAGTTTGGGCAAATTGTGGACattgttgctatgaaaacaatAAAGATGCGAGGACAGGCGTTTGTTGTTTTTAAAGAGCTTGCTGCGTCTACAAATGCACTCAGGCAACTTCAGGGTTTCCCTTTCTACAATAAGCCCATG CGCATACAGTATGCCAAAACAGACTCAGAGGTCATCTCCAAAATGAGAGGCACTTACAGCGacaaagagaagaaaaaggagaagaaaaagaaggctCAAGAGCAAGTTGCCAACGTAACAAAGAAGCCAGCACTG GGATCTAATACACAGCCTAACACACAAGTAACCACACAG GTTCCAGACAATCCACCCAACTACATTTTATTCCTCAACAACCTGCCTGAAGAAACAAATGAAATGATGCTGTCTATGTTGTTTAATCA GTTCCCTGGTTTTAAAGAGGTACGACTTGTTCCTGGCAAACACGACATCTCCTTTGTTGAATTTGAAAGCGAAGCTCAGGCAGGCGTTGCCAAGGATGCATTACAAGGcttcagaattacagccacttgCGCCATGAAGATAACTTATTCTAAGAAGTAG